The following are encoded in a window of Lichenicola cladoniae genomic DNA:
- a CDS encoding DUF6600 domain-containing protein — protein MKTAFPSLRLDRLLAATGLTLASLGMVQSAAAQDAADPPWRVGRLAQVNGSVSTHGAGATDWVDATINLPLTSGNAVWTQPGSGASVQIADNLVALNEATELDLATLDNHQFIATEPQGEVFLDLRDMLSGDSYAITTPRGAVQLGGAGQYGIIAGDSATPTSISVISGSARIVSGSFSLEVAAGQTALVTGRDVLQGSVGPLVRDAFLEAHLRRPVRQPAEPQPVRYMTGGESLGGYGDWQPSPDYGQVWYPRVQSGWAPYREGSWAYVAPWGWTWVDNEPWGFAPFHYGRWAQFDGRWGWVPSDQQASADVYEQPAYAPALVDFVVAGAVGGLIAGAFAGHDDNDRYDRGRGGDIGWIPLGPREQYRPQFNASQTYMSHVNYGRDSHAVSMNNSRDNHSVNNTTIINNYANRSALTVIPVSAMARSEPVGRVARTGAAALGQGAPGVGAAARFQPVRGAFPVQPAADTRGVTPAVAQRLGLKVGAARPSAPGPAINQQLFTPHQLSANRTPFRGQSGTEVGNPGGNLAVAPGTTPGNDRPPGVGSVTPTPRPGVPPNVREPGTAPATPGHPAAGALPAVQPNGLPALRTPGARPPGAPGEHPSGGRPPVEPGSTTHPGITGPAPGTDQGGSRPEIHAAGPGAAAQGVATPARPEAPRTAIHQAEPHAEPVRPPPPRTPSPQPVQRPQPPRVDARPAQHQEAPHVQAPRPPQAVQRPEPPRAPPHEAAPRPQPAPHPEPHQAAPPHPSPDPHRDDHRHP, from the coding sequence ATGAAGACTGCTTTTCCCTCTCTGCGCCTCGATCGCCTGTTGGCCGCGACCGGCCTGACCCTCGCAAGTCTGGGGATGGTGCAGTCGGCCGCCGCCCAGGATGCAGCAGATCCGCCCTGGCGCGTCGGGCGGTTGGCACAGGTCAACGGCAGCGTTTCCACGCACGGCGCCGGAGCCACCGACTGGGTCGATGCCACCATCAACCTGCCCCTGACCAGCGGTAACGCGGTCTGGACCCAGCCGGGGTCCGGCGCGTCGGTGCAGATCGCTGACAATCTGGTGGCCCTCAACGAGGCGACCGAGCTCGATCTGGCGACGCTCGACAACCACCAGTTCATCGCCACCGAGCCGCAAGGAGAAGTGTTTCTCGACCTTCGCGACATGCTTTCGGGTGATAGCTACGCCATCACGACGCCACGCGGCGCCGTGCAGCTTGGTGGCGCAGGCCAGTACGGCATCATTGCCGGCGACAGCGCGACACCGACCAGCATCAGCGTGATCAGCGGTTCGGCACGGATCGTCAGCGGCTCCTTCTCGCTTGAGGTGGCCGCCGGCCAGACCGCTTTGGTCACCGGCAGAGACGTGCTGCAGGGTTCGGTGGGTCCGCTGGTGCGGGATGCGTTTCTGGAGGCTCACCTGCGTCGTCCGGTCCGGCAGCCGGCCGAACCACAGCCGGTGCGCTACATGACGGGCGGCGAGTCGCTCGGCGGTTATGGCGACTGGCAGCCGAGCCCGGATTACGGCCAGGTCTGGTATCCGCGGGTGCAGAGCGGCTGGGCGCCGTATCGGGAAGGCAGCTGGGCCTATGTCGCACCCTGGGGATGGACCTGGGTCGATAACGAGCCATGGGGGTTCGCACCATTCCATTACGGTCGCTGGGCGCAGTTCGATGGTCGCTGGGGCTGGGTTCCCTCGGATCAGCAGGCCTCGGCGGATGTTTATGAGCAGCCGGCCTATGCGCCGGCGCTGGTCGATTTCGTGGTGGCGGGTGCGGTCGGCGGGCTGATCGCCGGTGCATTCGCCGGACACGACGACAACGATCGGTATGACAGGGGACGTGGCGGCGACATCGGCTGGATCCCGCTCGGGCCGCGCGAGCAGTATCGGCCGCAGTTCAATGCCAGCCAGACCTACATGTCCCATGTGAATTACGGACGCGACAGCCATGCCGTTTCCATGAACAATAGCCGCGACAATCATTCGGTCAACAACACGACCATCATCAACAACTACGCCAACCGGTCCGCGCTGACCGTCATCCCGGTGTCCGCGATGGCCCGTTCGGAGCCGGTCGGTCGTGTCGCCCGGACCGGTGCCGCGGCCCTGGGCCAGGGTGCCCCTGGCGTGGGTGCTGCGGCAAGGTTCCAGCCGGTTCGCGGCGCCTTTCCGGTGCAACCGGCTGCGGATACGCGTGGTGTAACTCCGGCGGTAGCGCAGCGCCTTGGTCTGAAAGTTGGTGCTGCGCGCCCATCGGCCCCCGGTCCGGCGATCAACCAGCAGCTGTTCACACCGCATCAGCTTTCCGCCAACAGGACCCCGTTCCGTGGCCAGAGCGGCACTGAAGTCGGCAATCCCGGCGGCAATCTCGCTGTTGCCCCTGGAACCACACCTGGCAATGACCGTCCGCCGGGCGTCGGATCGGTGACGCCGACGCCACGGCCCGGTGTGCCACCGAATGTCCGGGAGCCCGGCACTGCACCGGCCACGCCCGGGCATCCCGCCGCTGGAGCCCTGCCGGCTGTCCAGCCCAACGGATTGCCCGCTCTCCGTACGCCGGGTGCCAGACCACCCGGTGCTCCGGGCGAACATCCGTCCGGTGGACGGCCTCCTGTCGAGCCCGGCTCGACGACCCATCCAGGCATTACCGGTCCGGCGCCAGGCACCGACCAGGGCGGATCGCGGCCCGAGATCCATGCAGCAGGACCGGGTGCCGCTGCGCAAGGTGTTGCCACACCTGCACGGCCGGAAGCTCCCCGTACGGCGATCCACCAGGCCGAACCTCATGCGGAACCGGTTCGCCCGCCGCCGCCTCGCACTCCGTCACCACAGCCGGTCCAGCGTCCGCAACCGCCGCGCGTCGACGCGCGACCGGCCCAGCACCAGGAGGCGCCGCATGTGCAGGCACCGAGGCCTCCGCAGGCTGTGCAACGTCCCGAACCGCCTCGCGCTCCGCCGCATGAGGCGGCGCCACGCCCGCAGCCCGCTCCGCATCCCGAGCCGCATCAGGCAGCGCCCCCGCATCCGTCGCCGGACCCGCATCGGGACGATCACCGCCACCCGTGA
- the metC gene encoding cystathionine beta-lyase, with amino-acid sequence MSGDGSVPAKGGWSTLTDKLVRLGRPSGTEPGFVNAPVSRGSTVLYESMDAMRARSAQRYEHELIYGAMGGPTQALLEEAIAAIEGGRHTQVVSSGLAACTTPLLAFLGAGGHCLMPDSVYGPTRRFCDSMLRRLGIETTYYDPMIGEAALDALMRPTTQVLFAESPGSHSFEVQDVGMLARVAHGHGAKLILDNTWGIHVFQPFEHGVDVSIQALTKYPAGHADVVLGAITVVDQADWVVLRDSVVQLGQYAGPDECWLTLRGLRTMGVRLERQSRSAMTVALWLQARPEVARVLHPALSGSPGHEFWLRDFTGSASLFGVVFRREFTAAAVEDMVAALGVFGLGASWGGYESLVLPTTGTVSRTALAQGIRDPSMSGPALRVHVGLESPDELIADLEGGLEVLRAASA; translated from the coding sequence ATGAGCGGCGATGGGAGCGTTCCGGCTAAGGGGGGCTGGTCCACGCTGACCGATAAGCTGGTCCGGCTCGGCCGGCCCTCCGGCACCGAGCCCGGTTTCGTCAACGCGCCGGTCTCACGCGGATCGACCGTCCTGTACGAGAGCATGGATGCGATGCGTGCCCGGTCGGCGCAGCGCTACGAGCATGAACTCATCTATGGCGCGATGGGTGGTCCGACCCAGGCCCTGCTGGAGGAGGCGATCGCCGCGATCGAGGGCGGCCGGCATACTCAGGTGGTCTCGTCCGGGCTTGCCGCCTGCACGACCCCGCTGCTGGCGTTCCTTGGTGCTGGCGGCCACTGCCTGATGCCGGACAGCGTGTATGGGCCGACCCGCCGCTTCTGCGACAGCATGCTCAGGCGCCTCGGCATCGAGACGACCTACTACGATCCGATGATCGGCGAGGCAGCGCTCGATGCGCTGATGCGTCCGACCACGCAGGTGCTGTTCGCGGAGAGTCCGGGCAGCCACAGCTTCGAGGTGCAGGATGTCGGGATGCTAGCCCGTGTCGCGCACGGGCACGGCGCCAAGCTGATTCTCGACAACACCTGGGGCATCCATGTCTTCCAGCCGTTCGAGCATGGCGTAGACGTGTCGATCCAGGCACTGACCAAATACCCGGCCGGCCATGCCGACGTCGTGCTGGGGGCTATCACGGTCGTCGACCAGGCGGACTGGGTGGTGCTGCGCGATTCGGTTGTCCAACTCGGCCAGTATGCCGGACCGGATGAATGCTGGCTGACACTGCGCGGCCTGCGCACGATGGGGGTTCGCCTGGAGCGGCAGTCCCGTTCCGCCATGACGGTCGCACTCTGGTTGCAGGCTCGTCCGGAAGTCGCGCGGGTGCTGCATCCCGCCCTGTCGGGCAGCCCCGGCCATGAATTCTGGCTTCGTGATTTCACCGGCTCAGCCAGCCTGTTCGGCGTGGTGTTTCGCCGCGAGTTCACCGCTGCCGCCGTCGAGGACATGGTGGCCGCACTCGGCGTGTTCGGGCTCGGCGCATCCTGGGGCGGCTATGAGAGCCTGGTCCTGCCGACCACCGGCACGGTCAGCCGGACCGCGCTCGCCCAGGGCATACGCGATCCATCGATGAGCGGCCCGGCACTTCGCGTGCATGTCGGGTTGGAGTCGCCCGACGAGCTGATCGCCGATCTCGAAGGCGGCCTGGAAGTACTGCGCGCCGCCTCGGCCTGA